A genomic stretch from Scomber scombrus chromosome 8, fScoSco1.1, whole genome shotgun sequence includes:
- the LOC133984404 gene encoding phospholipase A2 inhibitor and Ly6/PLAUR domain-containing protein-like, giving the protein MKLILSLTLIWTLSSTAEALQCWQGEGYDTKRSSLFPCDSTELCATVAARGTVSGYYQEPTFRSCVPSFIFKEGKHTFSLSFGYVTMAASVHVCNTDGCNSEGIPFPDVQRENNLQCFTCDDPFSTVCNQTVQCVGVEDRCISGTVQDKYNVGLTSHIYGCVSANYCEVLSRFELLPDLSVKFPRPLKYCGNNFCNSAGSVKLNVMTLLFGLITLIFY; this is encoded by the exons ATGAAGCTGatcctgtctctcactctcatctggactctctccAGCACAG CTGAAGCTCTTCAGTGTTGGCAGGGTGAAGGATATGATACAAAGAGAAGCTCCTTATTTCCATGTGACTCTACTGAGCTGTGTGCAACTGTTGCTGCACGAG GAACTGTGAGTGGCTATTATCAGGAGCCCACCTTCCGGTCCTGTGTGCcatctttcattttcaaagaaggaaaacacacattttctctgagTTTTGGTTATGTAACTATGGCTGcatctgttcatgtgtgtaacaCAGATGGTTGTAACAGTGAAGGCATACCTT TCCCTGATGTTCAGAGGGAAAACAACCTGCAGTGTTTCACCTGTGATGATCCATTTTCTACTGTGTGTAACCAGACAGTACAGTGTGTGGGAGTGGAAGACCGCTGCATTAGTGGAACTG TGCAAGACAAATATAACGTGGGTCTAACATCACATATCTATGGATGTGTCTCTGCAAACTACTGTGAAGTTCTCTCTCGCTTTGAGCTCCTGCCTGATCTGAGTGTTAAATTCCCTCGTCCACTAAAATATTGTGGTAATAACTTCTGTAACTCAGCCGGGTCTGTCAAACTGAATGTGATGACTTTGCTGTTTGGACTCATTACCCTTATCTTCtattag
- the LOC133985128 gene encoding interferon-induced protein with tetratricopeptide repeats 2-like — translation MMSAAQSQTTMEAKLGALQCHFTWDLDPSRSKLFILRDMLEDIGTEEGNSWLGHIYNLQGYIHYQLGFTEDARCFFSRAAEAFHQIRRLDKGPWLVVNYGNLAWLHHQLGEQAESQTYLSKVDTLLKEYPSPSEDELHPEIYAEKAWTLMKFGRDKTQMAADYFGRAIKMQPDMVEWHTSHVIALVNVYGHPDEPLEENILEKMKIAKEHDPDNLYLAALYLQACAKKGRNIKDEACKLAEKVLRKPTSSYSGIRPLLRLYIMYVSEDEAIVLAEEALERHPDKRLLKWCVANCYIWRVYSDSHPEQSMIDRAISLHKEVIFLYPHSSLKVKIALANIHAKSNHGQAEADQIYQELLESDLEPEDRQMLYNCYAKYLNFIRKERRKSIEYHMKAAEIPHQSRYRESSISTLKKITERRRHSMCGEIIHFLANLQE, via the exons ATGATGAG TGCTGCTCAGAGTCAGACGACAATGGAAGCCAAACTTGGGGCCCTGCAATGCCACTTCACCTGGGACCTGGACCCCAGCAGGTCCAAACTGTTCATTCTCAGGGACATGCTGGAGGACATTGGCACCGAGGAGGGAAACAGCTGGCTGGGTCACATTTACAATCTGCAGGGGTACATTCACTACCAGCTGGGCTTCACTGAAGATGCCAGGTGTTTCTTCAGCAGGGCTGCAGAGGCCTTCCACCAAATAAGAAGATTAGATAAAGGTCCCTGGTTGGTGGTGAACTACGGGAACCTGGCTTGGCTGCACCACCAGCTTGGAGAACAAGCAGAGAGTCAGACTTACCTGTCAAAGGTCGACACCCTGCTGAAAGAATACCCATCTCCATCAGAGGATGAGCTTCATCCAGAGATCTACGCTGAAAAGGCCTGGACCCTGATGAAGTTTggcagagacaaaacacagatgGCTGCAGATTACTTTGGGAGAGCAATCAAGATGCAGCCGGACATGGTGGAGTGGCACACTAGTCATGTGATAGCGTTAGTGAATGTTTATGGGCACCCTGATGAACCACTGGAGGAAAACATcctggagaaaatgaaaattgcCAAAGAACACGATCCAGACAACTTGTACCTTGCTGCTCTGTACCTTCAGGCATGtgcaaagaaaggaagaaacatTAAAGATGAAGCATGTAAGTTGGCCGAAAAGGTTTTGAGAAAGCCAACAAGCAGCTACAGTGGTATAAGACCATTACTAAGGCTGTACATAATGTATGTATCTGAGGATGAGGCCATTGTTTTGGCAGAGGAGGCTCTGGAAAGACATCCAGATAAACGTCTTCTGAAGTGGTGTGTTGCAAACTGCTACATATGGAGGGTTTATTCAGACAGTCACCCGGAGCAAAGTATGATAGACAGAGCAATCAGTCTCCATAAAGAAGTGATCTTTCTTTACCCTCATTCTTCACTTAAAGTAAAAATAGCTCTAGCAAACATACACGCAAAGTCGAATCATGGCCAGGCTGAAGCTGACCAGATTTACCAGGAACTGCTAGAAAGTGATCTAGAACctgaagacagacagatgctTTATAACTGCTATGCCAAGTATTTGAACTTCATTAGAAAGGAAAGGCGCAAGTCAATAGAATATcacatgaaggcagcagagaTACCACATCAATCTCGCTATCGTGAGAGCAGCATCAGTACTCTGAAGAAGAttacagaaagaagaagacacTCAATGTGTggagaaataatacattttcttgcTAACCTACAGGAATAA
- the LOC133985044 gene encoding interferon-induced protein with tetratricopeptide repeats 1B-like, with amino-acid sequence MMSAAKNQTTMEDKLGALQCHFTWDLDPSRSKLFCLRDKLDDIGTEEGNSWLGHIYNLQGYIHYQLGFTEDAQCFFSRAAEAFRLIRRSDEGPWLVVNYGNLAWWHHQLEEHAESQTYLSKVDTLLKEYPSPSEDELHPEIYAEKAWTLINFGKPHLATDYFQRAIRMQPDMVEWHTSHAIALVNVYGHPDEELKIDKMKIAKENDPDNLYLAALYLQQCAKTGRNIKDEVCELAKEVLKKPPSSYSGIRPLLRLYRIHISMDEAIDLAEKALKRHPDERHLKYSAAICYKWRVYSNKHKPLEQEKIDRAISLHKEVISLYPDSSLKVKIALANIHARSNHGQAEADKIYQELLASDLEPAGRQMLYNFYAYHLYFIRKESQKSIEYHMKAAEIPHQSRYRKSSIRELTKIKERRRHYRWRQIEEFLANLQD; translated from the exons ATGATGAG TGCTGCTAAAAATCAGACAACAATGGAGGACAAACTTGGGGCCCTGCAGTGCCACTTCACCTGGGACCTGGACCCCAGCAGGTCCAAACTGTTCTGTCTCAGGGACAAACTGGATGACATTGGCACTGAGGAGGGAAACAGCTGGCTGGGTCACATTTACAATCTGCAGGGGTACATTCACTACCAGTTGGGCTTCACTGAAGATGCCCAGTGTTTCTTCAGCAGGGCTGCAGAGGCCTTCCGCCTGATAAGAAGATCAGATGAAGGTCCCTGGTTGGTGGTGAACTATGGAAACCTGGCTTGGTGGCACCACCAGCTAGAAGAACATGCAGAGAGTCAGACTTACCTGTCAAAGGTCGACACCCTGCTGAAAGAATACCCATCTCCATCAGAGGATGAGCTCCATCCAGAGATCTACGCTGAAAAAGCCTGGACCCTGATAAACTTTGGCAAACCACACCTGGCTACAGATTACTTCCAGAGAGCCATCAGGATGCAGCCGGACATGGTGGAATGGCACACCAGTCATGCCATAGCGTTAGTGAATGTTTATGGGCACCCTGACGAAGAACTGAAGATAGACAAAATGAAAATTGCCAAAGAAAACGATCCAGACAACTTGTACCTTGCTGCGCTGTACCTTCAGCAATGtgcaaagacaggaagaaacaTTAAAGATGAAGTATGTGAGTTGGCCAAAGAGGTTTTGAAAAAGCCACCAAGCAGCTACAGTGGTATAAGACCATTACTAAGGCTGTACAGAATTCATATATCTATGGATGAGGCCATTGATTTGGCAGAGAAGGCTCTGAAAAGACATCCAGATGAACGTCATCTGAAGTATTCTGCTGCAATCTGCTACAAATGGAGGGTTTACTCAAACAAGCACAAACCCCTGGAGCAAGAAAAGATAGACCGAGCAATCAGTCTCCATAAAGAAGTGATCTCTCTTTACCCTGATTCTTCACTTAAAGTAAAAATAGCTCTAGCAAACATACACGCACGGTCAAATCACGGCCAAGCTGAAGCTGACAAGATCTACCAGGAACTGCTAGCAAGTGATCTGGAACCTGCAGGCAGACAGATGCTTTACAACTTCTATGCCTATCATTTGTACTTCATTCGAAAGGAAAGCCAAAAGTCAATAGAATATcacatgaaggcagcagagaTACCACATCAGTCTCGCTATCGTAAGAGCAGCATCAGAGAGCTGACGAagattaaagaaagaagaagacacTACAGGTGGAGACAAATTGAAGAGTTTCTTGCTAACCTGCAGGACTAA
- the LOC133985285 gene encoding interferon-induced protein with tetratricopeptide repeats 1-like, giving the protein MSAAQSQTTLEAKLEALQCHFTWDLDPSRSERRSERSSERSSERSSELFILRDMLEDIGTEKGNRWLGHIYNLQGYIHYQLGFTDDARCFFSRAAEAFRQIRKSDKGPWLVVNYGNLAWWHYQQREQADSQSYVSKVETLLKEYPSPSEDELHPEIYAEKAWTLMKFGRDKTLLAADYFQKAFKMQPDMLEWHTSHVIALVNVYGHPDQPLEENILEKMKIAKENDPDNLYLAALYLQQCAKTGRNIKDEARELAEKVLRKPQSSYSGIRPLLMLYRMYVSEDEAIDLAEEALTRHPDERLLKWCAANCYKWRVYSHNDNPLKPRMMDRAISLYKEVMLLYPHSSHKIKLAFVEIVAKLNRGQADADQIYQELLKSVGDLKPKDRQKLYNLYANHVFFTHNDSNKSIKYHMKAAEIPHQSHYRESSIRELEKSIRRGHPMSEEIIKLLANLQD; this is encoded by the exons ATGAG TGCTGCTCAGAGTCAAACAACACTGGAAGCCAAACTTGAGGCTCTGCAGTGTCACTTCACCTGGGACCTGGACCCCAGCAGGTCCGAACGCAGGTCCGAACGCAGTTCCGAACGCAGTTCCGAACGCAGTTCCGAACTGTTCATTCTCAGGGACATGCTGGAGGACATTGGCACTGAGAAGGGAAACAGATGGCTGGGTCACATTTACAACCTGCAGGGGTACATTCACTACCAGCTGGGCTTCACTGACGATGCCCGGTGTTTCTTCAGCAGGGCTGCAGAGGCTTTCCGCCAGATAAGAAAGTCAGATAAAGGTCCCTGGTTGGTGGTGAACTACGGGAACCTGGCTTGGTGGCACTACCAGCAGCGAGAACAAGCAGATAGTCAGTCTTACGTGTCAAAGGTCGAAACCCTGCTGAAAGAATACCCATCTCCATCAGAGGATGAGCTTCATCCAGAGATCTACGCTGAAAAAGCCTGGACCCTGATGAAGTTTGGCAGAGACAAAACGCTGCTGGCTGCAGATTACTTCCAGAAAGCCTTCAAGATGCAGCCGGACATGTTGGAGTGGCACACCAGTCATGTCATAGCATTAGTGAATGTTTATGGGCACCCTGACCAACCACTGGAGGAAAACATactggagaaaatgaaaatcgcCAAAGAAAATGATCCAGACAACTTGTACCTTGCTGCTCTGTACCTTCAGCAATGtgcaaagacaggaagaaacaTTAAAGATGAAGCACGTGAGTTGGCCGAAAAGGTTTTAAGAAAGCCACAAAGCAGCTACAGTGGTATAAGACCATTACTAATGCTGTACAGAATGTATGTATCTGAGGATGAGGCTATTGATTTGGCAGAGGAGGCTCTGACAAGACATCCAGATGAACGTCTTCTGAAGTGGTGTGCTGCAAACTGCTACAAATGGAGGGTTTACTCACACAATGACAATCCCCTGAAGCCGAGAATGATGGACAGAGCAATCAGTCTCTATAAAGAAGTGATGCTTCTTTACCCTCATtcttcacacaaaataaaactaGCTTTTGTAGAGATAGTCGCAAAGTTGAATCGTGGCCAGGCTGATGCTGACCAGATTTACCAGGAACTGCTAAAGTCTGTTGGTGATCTGAAACCTAAAGATAGACAGAAGCTATACAACCTCTATGCCAATCATGTATTCTTCACTCATAATGACAGCAACAAgtcaataaaatatcacatgaaggcagcagagaTACCACATCAATCTCACTATCGTGAGAGCAGCATCAGAGAGCTGGAGAAGAGTATAAGAAGAGGACACCCAATGAGTGAAGAAATAATCAAGTTGCTTGCTAACCTACAGGACTAA